The segment AATTCCTGAATTTTCTGAAAAAGAGAAAGCCAGATCTTTTTTTGCACGCCTTCAGCAATTATTCATTGACTGGAATTACAGTCCATGGGGTTCCGAGGCTTTTGCCGGTACCGAAGACTTAATTCGCAGAATGATAGATGAAGTTGCAGGAAAAAGCCATGAATAATAAGGTATACAGGAAAATTCACAAGGTTTTTGGAAATGTGATAACTCTGATAGCTGAAGGGATCAGCTATGGAGAACTTGCCGAGGTTCGTTCAAGACGGGGTCTTTCGCTGGCCGAGGTAATTCATATTGAGGGCAATTTGGTACATTTGCAGGTTTTTGCCGGTAACATTGGAGTCTCCACCAAGGATGAGGTTCGTTTTCTGGAACGAGGTATGCGGGTCTCGTTTTCTGATAACCTTTTTGGGAGGATTTTCAATGGAAGCGGCCAGCCTCTGGACGGAGGACCTGTCCTTTTTGATGAGATGATTGAATGCAAAACTCCTTCTATTAATCCTGCCCGCCGCAATATGCCAAGACGTATGATCCACACGAAAATACCTATGATCGATGTCTTTAACAGCCTTGTAGTTTCACAGAAATTGCCAATATTTTCAGTTTCCGGAGAAGAATATAATCCGTTGTTAGCACGCATTGCAATGCAAGCCGAAGTGGAAGTTATTATCCTCGGCGGTATGGGGCTGAAATACGACGATTTTCTTTATTTTAAACATGAGATCGAGAGGAGCGGGGCACGAAAACGTACCATTTTCTTTGTTCATACTGCTGCTGATCCAATAGTAGAATGCCTGTTAGTGCCAGATATGGCATTGGCGGTAGGGGAACGTTTTGCCCTGAAAGGACGGAGCGTTCTTGTTTTATTAACCGACATGACAAATTATGCAGAGTCACTGAAGGAAATAGCCATTACTATGGAACAGATACCATCAAACCGTGGTTATCCCGGGGATCTTTACAGCCGGTTTGCTGTTCGCTACGAGAAAGCAGTAGATTTTATGGATGCAGGCTCTGTTACAATTTTAGCAGTTACTACGATGCCCGGTGACGATATTACCCATCCGGTCCCTGATAATACCGGCTATATCACTGAAGGGCAACTTTATTTACGGAATGGACGTATTGACCCGTTCGGTTCACTAAGCCGGTTAAAACAATTAGTCAATAAAAAGACCCGGATGGACCATCGTGATTTGATGGATGCTATGATCAGGTTATACGCACAGGCAAAAGAGTCCCGGGAAAAAATGGCCTTGGGTTTTACTATGACGGATTGGGATAAAAAACTTTTACAGTACGGTGAACTTTTTGAAGACCGCATGATGGACCTTTCTGTGAATCTTTCACTATGGGAAGCTTTGGATTTGGGTTGGAGAATACTCGCAGACTGTTTTGTACCTGAGGAGGTTGGTATAAGATCCGACCTCCTGAAACAATTCTGGCCTTCTTCTGAAGCTGAGAAAAATAGTTATGGCGCGGATACGTTATAATAAGACTGAATTGAAAAGACAGAGAGACATGCTTGATAATTATACACGTTTCTTACCATTGTTGCGTATGAAAAAACAGCAACTACAATTGGAAATGAGAATGATTGAAAACCAACAGGCATTACTGGAGAAAGAACTGAATAAACTTCTCGGTAAATTTGAAAGATGGGCAGAACTTCTTAATGCCCGCCCTAATATCACAGGATTCCTCTCCTTAGCATTAGAAATTACTGACTACAATATTGCCGGAGTTAAGATACCTAAAATAAAATCCGTTATATTTAAAGAAAGGGAATACGATCTTTTTGAGATGCCCCCCTGGGTTGAGTTGGTTCTGACAGAACTTAAAAATATGAAAAAAGTGAAAGAAGAATTCAAAATTTGTGAAAAACAAAAAGAAATTCTTGCAGAAGAGCTGAAGATCGTCAGCAGGCGGGTTAATCTATTTGAAAAGGTTTTCATTCCGAAAACGGCAGATGCTATCCGTTTAATAAATATTTATCTTGAAGAACGGCAGAAAGAAACAGTAATCCGAAGTAAAAAATGTAAGGAGATTGTGAATAAGAGGAAAAGATTATGATAGTCCCCATGAAAAAAATCCTTTTTCTTGTAACATCCCAGGATGCAGAGACTTTTTTACATAATCTCCGGGAGTATGGTGGTTTGCATGTTGAAGCAGGAGAACGGTCAGTCCATGAGGTACTACCCGATGATCTTGTGCGGTGCCGGAAGGCGATAGAAATAATAGAGAGCCGTACGGATGGGAAGAAACCCTTTTCTGTAAAGCCTGTTCCCGATTATATGGATAACAAGATTGTAGACTCAGCTGCCAGGTTAGGGGAATTACAGAAGGATATTCTTCATCTGAAATCAAGGATTGCCGAATTGGAACCTTTTGGAAACTTCACTCCACAGTCTGTCCGGGAGATGGAGAAGCATGGCATCGGTATCCAGCTATATCGTTTGACAAAGGAACAGTTTGATGAATTATCTGCCAGGTTTAAGTACAATCTGTTCAGAGAAAAAGATGATTTTGTTTATGCAGCGTTACTTTGGCGTGAGGATAAACCTCAGCAGATTGCAGGGAGCAGGATTGAGCTTCCAGAACAATCAATGCATGAAATGTATGAAAGACTGAAAGTACAGGAAGAGGAGATTCAAGTTCTGGAAAACTTCATCGATTCCTCACGTTGTTTTTTGCCGGGATTAAAAAAAAGATTACAGTATCTGGAAGAGGAAAAACAAATTACTGATCTGTTGCGGGAAATGCCGCAAAAGGAGAGAATATCAATACTCTATGGATGGTGTCCGGGAAATCAGATTGAGGAGCTGAAAGCATTGGCGGCAACTCATGGGTGGGGTATTCTTGTACGGGATCCGGATCCGGATGAGCAGCCGCCCACCTTATTAAAACTTCCAGCATGGTTAGATATGTGCCGTCCGCTTCTCCGCCTCATTAATATTGTTCCGGGGTACAAGGAATATGATGTTAGTTTTCCTTTCTTGTTTTCTATGGGGATATTTTTTGCCATCCTTATCGGCGATGCTGGCTATGGCCTTTTACTGGTGATTACAAGTCTGATATTTCAATGTTGCAGAACCTCTTTGCCCCAGCAATTCCTTAATCTTGGTTATTTCTTTGGCATAATGACTATGATCTGGGGCATGTTGACAGGCAACTGGTTTGGTGTTGAAACCTTTACAAGGTTTCCGCAAATAGAAAGATTAATGATCTCTTCCCTGAATGTATTTTCTCTGGAGAATCAGGACAGGTTTATGTTGCTTTGCTTTATTATTGGGGCCAGTCACATTACATTAGCTTATTTCATAGCCTATCTCAGACATATACGCTCCTGGAAAGGTTTTTCCAGGATTGGATGGATATCGGTTATCTGGGGAATATTCCTGGTTGTTCGCCAGCTTGTGCTGGGAATCCCATTCCCTTCATTTACCATCTTATTGATAGGGGGAGGCCTTTTTCTGGTTATTCTGTTTACAAACCCGCAAAAAAATATAGGGAAGACAATTCTTTACGGATTAGCAGAAGTGCCAATGAAAGTGATGAACTGTTTCTCTGACATTATTTCCTATATCCGCCTTTTTGCTGTTAGCATGGCTACCCTGGCGGTAGCTTCTAGTTTCAATGAAATTGCGGCCAGCATTGGTTTTGGTTCTCCCGTCAGGGTTTTTGGGACCGCAATTATCCTCGTACTGGGACATAGTATCAACATCCTCATGGGGGCGCTTTCTGTAGTTGTGCATGGACTACGACTTAATATGCTTGAATTTTCAGGCCATCTCAATATGCAGTGGTCTGGAGTGGAATATCAGCCTTTCGTTAAAATAAAAACTTAGAAAAGGATCAGAATGTGGTTATAGATGAACACTTACTCTGTGCTATAGCATATGCATCGGCTTTGACGCTTTCTGCGGCAGGCTCAGTTTTTGGAACGGGCATAGCAGGTATGGCTTCCATTGGCGCCAGCAAGAGGGCTTTTCTACAGAATCGTAAAACCCCTTTTGTATTGGTAGCATTTGTCGGGGCACCGCTTACTCAGACGATTTACGGTTTTTTGCTGATGAATACTATCATTAGCCTCGGCGATTTTCATATTGCCAAAGGCTCGCCTGCCTCAGCATACACGTACCTCCTGACCGGTGGAATACTGGGCGGCATTGTTATCGGACTTGCAGCTTTTATGCAAGGTAAGGCAGGGGCTGCTGCTGCCGATGCACTTGCAGAAACTTCCAAAGGTTTTGGAAGTTTTATGATGATCCTTGGTATTATAGAAAGTGTGTCTCTTTTTGTAATGATCTTTATTATCGTTACCCTGAACAAACTTGCATATGGATAAAGTGAAAAATCAGATTCTTCGCTTCGCTCAGAATGACAATGATTGTCATTCTGAGGGTTTGTCCTGGGCGAAGCCGAAAGATGTAAAGCAACCGAAGAATCTTTGTTAGAAATCCTCTATTTTAAGGCTCTAGTTCATTCGTGGTTGTTTATTCTTCTTCATGCTGCGAATTTTCCGTAAGCGTATAGGATGCAGGATCTTTTACGAAGGTTTTTTTACAACCTTTTGAACAGAAGTAATAAACATTCCCCTTGTACTTTTTTGACGGTGCTTTCTTAATAGCATCGATTTTCATACCACAAACAGGGTCTTTTATCGTATCGTGATTTTCATTAGTAACCTTTGTCTTTGTTTGAGTCGCTTGTTTATCCGCTTTGTTGCTACCGCAACAACTTGACGCCCATAAGGACTTACCACTGTAAGCGGCGCCCAGACTCACAATAAAGATGCATACGAATATTATACGTAAAATAGTACTCATGATGGTTTCCTTTCTTTTTGTGCAATAAAATTTTTATTTGTACTCATTTTTGTGGTAAAATACACAATATACATTTTAAACAATAATGCCCGATCAGGCAATACCGGAATTTTTCTTTAACACCTTTTAAATTGTATTCTTTTTGTCATGCGTAAGGGGAAAACGAAGACATTAATGCTTGCTTGACATGGTGAATCTTCGAAAATTATTTTGTTTCCTCATGCTCTGTAAATTTAACGTCTTTAATACCATGCTTGAGTTTCAACTCCTGGATGGCACAGTAGAGGGTTGGAACAATAAGCATCGTCATAATCTCGATGAACATACCTCCAAAACTGGGAATGGCCATGGGTACCATGATATCAGATCCCCTGCCGGTTGAGGTAAGTACCGGTAACAACGCAAGAACGGTGGTTGCAGTTGTCATCAGACAAGGACGCACACGCCGCAAACCTGCCGCAATAGTCGCCTCACGTGCTTCTCTGTATGACGTGATCTTCCGCTTCCAGAAACTTTGGTCCAGATAGGTTGCCATTACAACACCATCATCTGTGGCGATTCCAAACAATGCCAGAAAGCCAACCCATATGGCAACGCTCAGATTGATGGTATGCACCTGGAACAACGTCCTCATATTGGTTCCAAAGACTTCAAAGTCCAGAAACCAGGGCTGA is part of the Candidatus Jettenia sp. AMX2 genome and harbors:
- a CDS encoding V-type ATP synthase subunit B is translated as MNNKVYRKIHKVFGNVITLIAEGISYGELAEVRSRRGLSLAEVIHIEGNLVHLQVFAGNIGVSTKDEVRFLERGMRVSFSDNLFGRIFNGSGQPLDGGPVLFDEMIECKTPSINPARRNMPRRMIHTKIPMIDVFNSLVVSQKLPIFSVSGEEYNPLLARIAMQAEVEVIILGGMGLKYDDFLYFKHEIERSGARKRTIFFVHTAADPIVECLLVPDMALAVGERFALKGRSVLVLLTDMTNYAESLKEIAITMEQIPSNRGYPGDLYSRFAVRYEKAVDFMDAGSVTILAVTTMPGDDITHPVPDNTGYITEGQLYLRNGRIDPFGSLSRLKQLVNKKTRMDHRDLMDAMIRLYAQAKESREKMALGFTMTDWDKKLLQYGELFEDRMMDLSVNLSLWEALDLGWRILADCFVPEEVGIRSDLLKQFWPSSEAEKNSYGADTL
- a CDS encoding V-type ATP synthase subunit D encodes the protein MARIRYNKTELKRQRDMLDNYTRFLPLLRMKKQQLQLEMRMIENQQALLEKELNKLLGKFERWAELLNARPNITGFLSLALEITDYNIAGVKIPKIKSVIFKEREYDLFEMPPWVELVLTELKNMKKVKEEFKICEKQKEILAEELKIVSRRVNLFEKVFIPKTADAIRLINIYLEERQKETVIRSKKCKEIVNKRKRL
- a CDS encoding YHS domain-containing protein, encoding MSTILRIIFVCIFIVSLGAAYSGKSLWASSCCGSNKADKQATQTKTKVTNENHDTIKDPVCGMKIDAIKKAPSKKYKGNVYYFCSKGCKKTFVKDPASYTLTENSQHEEE